One window of Nocardia sp. NBC_00508 genomic DNA carries:
- a CDS encoding hotdog fold domain-containing protein, which yields MTKETATYRSWKKLPDNRLGHALFSLGMVARVPYFGTVLPNVVRLEPGLCEVTSPKWFGIHNHLGTFHAIASCNLAEVAMGMLSEATVPATHRWIPKAMNVQYLAKAETGLRAVAKLAEVPDFATITEGHELVVPVSIYDKHGLEVVHADITTWVTPK from the coding sequence ATGACCAAAGAGACCGCGACCTATCGCAGCTGGAAGAAGCTGCCGGACAACCGGCTGGGGCACGCCCTGTTCTCGCTGGGGATGGTGGCTCGAGTGCCGTACTTCGGCACCGTGCTGCCGAATGTGGTCCGGCTCGAACCGGGGCTGTGCGAGGTGACCTCGCCGAAATGGTTCGGCATCCACAACCACCTGGGCACGTTTCATGCCATCGCCTCGTGCAATCTGGCCGAGGTCGCGATGGGCATGCTGAGCGAGGCGACCGTTCCGGCGACGCACCGGTGGATTCCGAAGGCGATGAACGTGCAGTACCTGGCCAAAGCCGAGACCGGTCTGCGCGCCGTCGCGAAGCTGGCCGAGGTCCCCGACTTCGCGACCATCACCGAAGGCCACGAGCTGGTGGTACCGGTGTCGATCTACGACAAGCACGGCCTGGAAGTCGTGCACGCCGACATCACCACCTGGGTGACACCCAAATAG
- a CDS encoding lipase family alpha/beta hydrolase, which yields MTLRSHAARIAALLAVAAWTALLHLPNAVAVPQMPTLDGANDWSCRPTQARSEPVVLLHGSGTDTARSFPLLAPALRAEGHCVFAANLGAAPGVVDAVSGQTGSSSTGAGPIGAALLGRVVYGVADIDRMAVELADVVEAVRNATGASRVALVGHSTGGTVIRQYLRARGADAVSQVVTMGTPYRGSTWAGLRGSYPDLASLGLGNAQIAAQVYGTPGQQQVVGSPLLNRLNAGGETVSGLRYTAIASRADEVITPQDTALLAAPAEGDRNVWLQDGCPGNIANHSGLLADPRAAAAVLSALSGDTRPLPCSV from the coding sequence ATGACTCTTCGCTCGCACGCCGCGCGGATCGCCGCTCTGCTGGCCGTCGCCGCCTGGACGGCGCTGCTGCACCTACCGAACGCGGTCGCCGTGCCGCAGATGCCAACGCTGGACGGTGCCAACGATTGGTCCTGCAGGCCCACCCAGGCGCGGTCCGAGCCGGTGGTGCTCCTGCACGGGTCGGGCACCGATACCGCCCGCAGCTTTCCGTTGCTCGCGCCCGCGCTGCGCGCCGAGGGGCACTGTGTGTTCGCCGCGAATCTCGGTGCGGCGCCGGGCGTTGTCGACGCGGTGAGCGGCCAGACCGGTTCCAGCTCGACCGGAGCCGGGCCGATCGGCGCCGCGCTGCTCGGGCGCGTGGTCTACGGCGTGGCCGACATCGACCGGATGGCCGTGGAACTCGCCGATGTCGTGGAAGCGGTACGGAACGCGACCGGGGCGAGTCGCGTGGCGCTGGTCGGGCACTCCACCGGCGGCACCGTGATTCGGCAGTACCTGCGGGCCCGCGGCGCGGACGCGGTGTCGCAGGTAGTGACCATGGGAACGCCGTATCGCGGTTCGACCTGGGCCGGGTTGCGCGGCAGCTACCCGGACCTGGCTTCGCTCGGCCTGGGCAACGCGCAGATCGCCGCCCAGGTCTACGGAACTCCGGGACAGCAGCAGGTGGTCGGATCACCGCTGTTGAACCGGCTGAACGCGGGAGGCGAGACCGTGTCCGGTCTCCGGTATACGGCCATCGCCTCCCGCGCCGACGAAGTGATCACCCCGCAGGACACCGCCCTGCTCGCCGCTCCCGCCGAAGGCGACCGCAACGTCTGGCTCCAGGACGGCTGCCCCGGCAACATCGCGAACCACAGCGGATTGCTTGCCGACCCGCGCGCCGCCGCGGCCGTTCTGTCGGCACTCTCCGGCGACACCCGGCCTCTACCGTGCTCTGTCTGA
- a CDS encoding alpha/beta hydrolase has product MRGSHLRRLVLFAATVGAAASAVVPAQANATPAESSIVSVQEHSARNLTLTVHSAAMDLDIPVEVQRAADTSVPRPVLYMLLGAGGGTDGSTWSTKTDAMQFLSDKNVHAVTPIGGMFSYYADWQKDDPRLGRQKWKTFLSSELPPLIDAYLGTNGRNAVAGFSMSATTTLALAATTGDLFSSVAAYSGCAQTSDPVGREFIRLTVEEWGWAEMDNMWGPAGDPQWRANDPYVQAEGLRGKSIYIASGNGLPGVYDVYGGKYSLPGAWGFSNQIVLGGIIEAGANYCSHNMKVRLDSLGIPARYNFRSEGTHTWGYWEDALKDSWPTLAAPLGI; this is encoded by the coding sequence ATGAGAGGAAGCCACCTCCGCCGGCTCGTGCTGTTCGCCGCCACCGTCGGCGCGGCAGCATCGGCGGTCGTACCGGCGCAGGCGAACGCGACACCCGCGGAGTCTTCTATTGTTTCCGTGCAGGAGCACAGCGCTCGCAATCTGACGTTGACGGTGCATTCCGCCGCCATGGATCTCGATATCCCGGTGGAGGTGCAGCGCGCCGCGGACACCAGTGTGCCGCGTCCGGTGCTCTATATGCTGCTCGGTGCGGGCGGCGGCACCGATGGCTCCACCTGGTCCACGAAAACCGATGCAATGCAATTCCTCTCGGATAAGAACGTGCATGCGGTCACGCCGATCGGCGGGATGTTCAGCTACTACGCGGACTGGCAGAAGGACGATCCCAGGCTCGGGCGCCAGAAATGGAAGACGTTCCTGAGCAGCGAACTGCCGCCGCTGATCGATGCGTATCTCGGAACGAACGGACGCAACGCGGTCGCGGGATTCTCGATGTCGGCGACCACGACGCTCGCGCTCGCCGCGACCACCGGCGACCTGTTCTCCAGCGTCGCTGCCTACAGCGGTTGCGCGCAGACCAGCGACCCGGTGGGCCGGGAGTTCATCCGGCTCACCGTCGAGGAATGGGGCTGGGCGGAGATGGACAACATGTGGGGGCCCGCGGGCGACCCGCAGTGGCGGGCCAACGATCCCTACGTGCAGGCGGAAGGGCTGCGCGGAAAGTCGATCTACATCGCCAGCGGAAATGGGCTTCCCGGTGTCTACGACGTTTACGGCGGGAAGTATTCGCTGCCCGGCGCATGGGGTTTCTCGAATCAGATCGTGCTCGGCGGGATCATCGAGGCGGGCGCCAATTATTGCTCGCACAACATGAAGGTCCGGCTGGACAGTCTGGGAATTCCGGCGCGCTACAACTTCCGGTCGGAGGGCACCCATACCTGGGGCTACTGGGAAGACGCGCTGAAGGACTCCTGGCCGACGCTGGCCGCCCCATTGGGCATTTGA